Within bacterium HR17, the genomic segment TAGGCTTCGGACCTCTCGGGATGGGACGAAACGCAAAAGAGGCAACGGCGTTGCTGGAAGCGGCGGTTGAGTTAGGTGTGACTTACTGGGATGCGGCGCCGACTTATGGGCGGGCACATGAATTCATCGGCAATATCTTGCCGAAGGTGCGCGACAAGGTGTTTTTGGTGACCAAAACGGCGACGGACGATGGACAACGGGCGCTGGCGATTTTGGAAAACGCCCTGCGGACTTTACGCACCGACTGTGTGGACTTGGTGCATGTGCACAACATCGGCGATTATGACCCCAACCGCGTGTTGGGCAAAGGGGGTGTGCTGGCGGGGTTGCGAGAAGCGCAAAAGCGCGGTTGGGTGCGTTTCGTCGGGTTGAGTGGGCACTTGCGTCCCTCGGTCATGGCAAAAGTGTTGGACACGGGTGAGTTTGATGTCGTCATGCCCGCGATGAATTTTGCCGACCGCTTCACCTACGACTTTGAAGGCAAAGTGTTGCCTATCGCCCGCAAACACCGAGTCGGTGTCGTCGCGATGAAGGTGATGGCAGCGCCGCAGTTCGGTTACCATCGCCCTAACCCCGGCAAACTCGCCGACTACGCCGACTTTGCCATCCGCTATGTGCTGAGTTTTCCCGAAGTCGCTTGCGCCGTCGTCGGCATGTTCACCGTTGATGAACTGAAGCGCAACTGCGAAGTCGTTCGCCAGTTCAAACCGCTGACAGATACCGAACGCGAGCGGCTCATGACGATTGGCAAGCAATTGGCGCAGCAATGGGGACAGCATTACGGTGACCCGACATGACCGCCGATGAGGTGACCGAAATGGTCAAGTGGCTGATCGCCGTCGTCGTCGCAGCAGCGGTCGTCGCTATGCTCGTGTATTTTCGGCAACAGCGCCGGCGAACGCAGCCGCAACCGGAAGCGGCTGGTGACCCCTTCACCATCCCGAAACCGCAGCGCATAGAGACCGCCATCGCCACGCTGGAGCAAATCTTGGACGAAACCGACGACCCCGTTATCCGCGAGGCGGTGCAAAATCGGTTAAAGCAATTGCGAGCGGAGCAGCAACGGTCGCAGCAAAGGTAGCCCGAAGGAATCCGCACGAAGGAGCGTGAAGGGCGATGCGCTGGATGCTGGCGGTGATGTTGATAGGCAGCGGTAGCGTCGCGATGGGACAAATGCGGTCACCTTACGAGACGCACCCCCACTATGTTTGGGCGTTGGGACCGTCCTTTTTCGCCCACCACACGACCCACACCGACAGCGAAGTGGTGGATAACGCCATCGGCATTTTGACGGGCATCGGCGACTTTTGCTGGCACGAAGGCTACCACTTCCAACTCATCCGCATCCTGAAGGCAGCGGTTGAGTTAGACCCGACTTTCGGCGACGCCTACGAAAACGCGGCGTGGCTGCTGGTCAGTTACGACCGCAAGGACGAAGCGCTGGCGCTGCTCCAACGCTACTTGCAAGCCGCACCCGACCGCTACGAGCCTTATTGGGAACTGGGCTGGTTCTACTACCACTGGCAAAAAGACCCTGCCGCCGCCATCCCTTGGCTGGAGAAGGCGGTGCGGTTTCCGCATCCGCCGCAGATTGAGCACACGCTGGCACACGCTTATGAGCGGGTGGGACGACCGCAGGACGCTTTGCGGGTGTGGGGGAACAAGTTGAAGCGCTATCCCAACGACCCTGTCGCCAAACGGCATTACGAACGGTTGCGAAAACAGTTGCAGCCCAGTTTGTAGGCGATGTAGCGTCGCACCGACCTATCGGATGCATGCGTCCGATGGAGGCACTTTTGCGATGGCGGAACGACAGTGGGATGTCGTCGTGATTGGAGGCGGACCAGCAGGTTACACCGCTGCCATCCGCGCCGTGCAACACGGGTTGCGCCCGCTGTTGGTGGAACGGGCGGAGTTGGGCGGGACTTGTTTGAACCGAGGGTGTATCCCGTCCAAAGCCCTTATCCATTGCGCCAAAGTGTGGCAACAGGTGCGACACGCTGAACGCTTTGGCGTCATCGTTAGTGGGGCGTGCAAGGATTGGCAAGGAATGCGGGCGTGGGCGGACCGAACGGTCGCGACTTTGCGGCGCGGGTTGCAAACGCTGTTGCGCCACCACGGCGTCACTGTTTGGCGCGGCGAGGCACAAC encodes:
- the pld1 gene encoding Pyridoxal 4-dehydrogenase, giving the protein MAGWKRRAFLKALGATMVASATGSVAANAPLPTRTLGRTGVQVPTLGLGFGPLGMGRNAKEATALLEAAVELGVTYWDAAPTYGRAHEFIGNILPKVRDKVFLVTKTATDDGQRALAILENALRTLRTDCVDLVHVHNIGDYDPNRVLGKGGVLAGLREAQKRGWVRFVGLSGHLRPSVMAKVLDTGEFDVVMPAMNFADRFTYDFEGKVLPIARKHRVGVVAMKVMAAPQFGYHRPNPGKLADYADFAIRYVLSFPEVACAVVGMFTVDELKRNCEVVRQFKPLTDTERERLMTIGKQLAQQWGQHYGDPT